From a region of the Lactuca sativa cultivar Salinas chromosome 4, Lsat_Salinas_v11, whole genome shotgun sequence genome:
- the LOC111881971 gene encoding uncharacterized protein LOC111881971, whose product MDQITYSFTSSLSSSSYQHQHPRKAMKPSQPSYHNSIHSVRKPLQKHMMKQFIAPLPPTPPTIYNVDSSNFKEVVRVLTSEPEFQYPSARRLKDSAPPPLILSTIPKPSLFHLFPKQTPSTAPSSEGGSMVSPLPTFMLSPNISNLLKETLNTTRYTSKSGLMDYFSSKPGEYNPSEDAVMSPLGFNMSPTSLSWCSSVFSSEGSFPS is encoded by the coding sequence ATGGATCAAATCACTTATTCCTTCACTTCATCTTTGTCTTCTTCCTCATACCAACACCAGCATCCACGAAAAGCAATGAAACCCAGCCAACCATCATACCATAACTCTATCCATTCAGTCCGTAAGCCCCTACAAAAGCACATGATGAAGCAATTCATCGCACCGTTGCCCCCCACCCCACCCACAATTTACAACGTTGATTCGTCAAATTTCAAAGAGGTTGTTCGTGTGCTCACCAGCGAGCCTGAATTTCAATACCCTTCTGCACGCCGCCTTAAAGACAGTGCTCCACCACCTCTTATCCTCTCTACAATACCAAAACCGTCTTTGTTTCACTTATTTCCTAAACAAACTCCCTCCACTGCACCGTCATCGGAAGGTGGTAGCATGGTGAGCCCACTACCGACCTTCATGTTGTCGCCGAATATTTCCAACCTGTTGAAAGAAACCTTGAATACAACTAGGTATACTTCAAAGTCAGGTTTGATGGACTATTTTTCGTCCAAACCAGGGGAATATAATCCATCTGAGGATGCAGTTATGAGTCCGTTGGGATTCAATATGTCACCAACTTCACTTTCGTGGTGTTCTTCTGTCTTCTCATCCGAGGGATCCTTTCCGTCTTGA